The genomic interval GTGTCGCAAATCATAGACATATTCCTCGAGCATGCCTCAGGCCAGCTTGAACGGCTGGACCAGGCTGTAACTGAGGGCAATGCGGCCATGGTGAAACTGCACGCACACTCATTGAAGGGGGCAGCTGCCAACGTAGAGGCTGCTGCGATGAGAGACGTGGCCTTTGAGATAGAACGGAATGCCGCCGATGTGCAGAGTGTTGCTCCTCTCATGGCAGAGCTCGAGGGCGAGCTACACAGGCTGCAGGGATTTCTTTCATCTTCAAAAGCGGAGGGCGGAATAAAATGAGAACACTTGTTGTAGACGATGATGCTACAAGTCGAAGGCTCATGCAGCACATCCTGATGCCATACGGGGAGTGCGACACTGCGGCCAACGGCAGGGAGGCCACCGATGCCTTCCGCCGTGCGTGGGAGGAAGGGCGACCCTATGACCTGATCTGCCTCGACATCATGATGCCTGAAATGGACGGCCAGCGAGCGTTGACCGAAATTCGCAGCCTTGAAAGCAGGATGAATATCAACGCGCTCGACGGGGTGAAGATCATTATGACGACCGCGCTCAGCAACTGGGGTGATGTGTGGGGTGCATTCGACGCCCAGTGCGACGGCTACATCGTCAAGCCTTACGATAAGGGGAGGATTCTCGGTGAGATACACTCCCTCGGGCTTCCGGTGGATCAGAGCCCATGAACCGGGGTCTTACCGTACTCATTGTTGATGACGTGGCGGTCAATGTCAGGCTGCTGGAAGCCATCTTCAAAAAAGAAGGCTTTCTCACGC from Syntrophorhabdales bacterium carries:
- a CDS encoding response regulator is translated as MRTLVVDDDATSRRLMQHILMPYGECDTAANGREATDAFRRAWEEGRPYDLICLDIMMPEMDGQRALTEIRSLESRMNINALDGVKIIMTTALSNWGDVWGAFDAQCDGYIVKPYDKGRILGEIHSLGLPVDQSP